The following are from one region of the Prevotella communis genome:
- a CDS encoding TolB family protein: MKRYFLPFYLFTFLLFSCGPSVPEVFTECDELPRIYPDYVDVTIPVNIAPLAFELDDDEADGMIARYKAGNVEVVCEDKMQPSIGEWRRLVEQGSDISVDVYVKHDDQWIHHKPFEIHVAGDSIDAYLSYRLIPASFVSYEALTINQRCLENYDESVIYDNMLCSFEVEGQCINCHHYQQYNPERMQFHARQKNGGTIIAYDGKIKKVNMKNDSILSAGVYPAWHPWLKLIVYSTDKTHQSFHTTDPNKIEVYDLESDIIAYDIDKGEVTNLENDTTEFEVFPAWAPDGKTLYYCSAHYERKNYQVSDATELVSRCGELKYNIYKKRFDPETKQFGPRELVFAADSLGMSAVLPRISPDGRWLVFTMSEYGYFHIWHHEADLWIMDLREKVNSGQLATAHPIKGINSDDTESYHSWSSNGRWLVFSSRRDDGTFTRPFIAHMSKDGKWGKPFELPQEDPDYHRQLLRSYNIPEFMYGPVNIDPHTFADILKGEGEPVKYVQRLQ; this comes from the coding sequence ATGAAGAGATATTTTTTACCTTTTTACCTTTTTACTTTTTTACTCTTCTCTTGTGGTCCCAGTGTGCCTGAGGTGTTCACGGAGTGTGATGAGTTGCCAAGGATTTATCCTGACTACGTGGATGTGACGATACCGGTGAACATTGCTCCGCTGGCCTTTGAACTGGATGATGATGAGGCCGACGGCATGATTGCCCGTTATAAGGCGGGAAATGTGGAAGTGGTATGTGAAGATAAGATGCAACCCTCAATCGGAGAGTGGCGCAGGCTGGTGGAGCAGGGTAGTGATATCAGTGTGGACGTGTATGTGAAGCATGATGACCAGTGGATACATCACAAGCCGTTTGAAATCCATGTGGCTGGTGATAGTATTGATGCATATCTGAGTTACCGACTGATACCTGCCTCGTTTGTAAGTTATGAGGCGCTGACCATCAATCAGCGTTGCCTGGAAAACTACGACGAGAGTGTGATATATGATAATATGTTGTGCAGCTTCGAGGTAGAGGGACAGTGTATCAATTGTCATCACTATCAGCAATACAACCCGGAGAGGATGCAATTCCATGCCCGTCAGAAGAATGGCGGTACGATTATTGCTTACGATGGGAAGATCAAGAAGGTGAATATGAAGAACGACTCCATCCTCTCGGCTGGTGTCTATCCTGCCTGGCATCCCTGGCTGAAGCTAATCGTGTATTCTACAGACAAGACCCATCAGAGTTTTCATACCACCGACCCGAATAAGATTGAGGTGTATGATTTGGAAAGTGATATCATCGCCTATGATATAGACAAGGGTGAGGTTACTAATCTGGAGAATGATACGACAGAGTTTGAGGTGTTCCCGGCGTGGGCTCCCGACGGTAAGACGCTGTATTACTGTAGTGCCCACTACGAACGGAAGAATTATCAGGTGTCGGACGCAACAGAACTGGTGAGCCGTTGCGGGGAACTGAAATACAATATCTATAAGAAGCGTTTTGATCCGGAGACAAAACAGTTTGGTCCGCGGGAACTGGTGTTTGCTGCTGACTCGCTGGGAATGAGTGCGGTACTGCCACGTATCTCACCTGATGGCCGATGGCTGGTCTTCACCATGTCGGAATATGGCTACTTCCATATCTGGCATCATGAGGCCGACCTGTGGATAATGGATTTAAGGGAAAAGGTGAATAGTGGACAATTGGCAACCGCTCATCCGATAAAAGGGATCAATAGTGATGATACGGAGAGTTACCATTCATGGTCGAGCAACGGCCGATGGCTGGTGTTTAGCAGTCGTAGGGATGACGGTACCTTTACGCGACCTTTCATTGCACACATGAGTAAGGACGGTAAGTGGGGGAAGCCTTTTGAGTTGCCTCAGGAAGATCCCGACTACCACAGACAGCTGTTGCGCAGTTATAATATCCCGGAGTTTATGTATGGTCCTGTGAATATTGATCCGCACACCTTTGCGGATATCTTGAAGGGTGAGGGAGAGCCCGTGAAATACGTGCAACGACTGCAATAG
- the guaB gene encoding IMP dehydrogenase, giving the protein MSSFIADKIVMDGLTFDDVLLIPAYSEVLPKTVELQTRFSRNIVLNVPFVTAAMDTVTESQMAIAIAREGGIGVIHKNMSIENQAREVAIVKRAENGMIYDPVTIRRGSTVGQALDIMAEYHIGGIPVVDEDNHLVGIVTNRDLRFERRLDRPVDDVMSKENLVTTHQQTDLAAAAKILQENKIEKLPVVDKDNRLVGLITYKDITKAKDKPMACKDEKGRLRVAAGVGVTVDTLDRMQALVNAGADAIVIDTAHGHSKGVIDKLKEAKNAFKDIDIVVGNIATGAAARMLVENGADAVKVGIGPGSICTTRVVAGVGVPQLSAVYDVYSALKGTGVPLIADGGLRYSGDIVKALAAGGSCVMIGSLVAGTEESPGDTIIYNGRKFKSYRGMGSLEAMEHGSKDRYFQADTKDVKKLVPEGIAGRVPYKGTVQEVIYQLTGGLRSGMGYCGAASIEKLHDAKFTRITNAGVMESHPHDITITSEAPNYSRPND; this is encoded by the coding sequence ATGTCATCATTTATTGCAGATAAGATTGTGATGGACGGCCTCACTTTCGACGACGTCCTGTTGATTCCCGCTTATTCAGAAGTATTGCCAAAAACGGTAGAGTTGCAGACACGTTTCTCTCGTAACATCGTGTTGAATGTCCCCTTTGTGACGGCTGCTATGGACACCGTTACAGAGAGCCAGATGGCAATTGCTATTGCCCGTGAAGGTGGTATCGGCGTGATTCATAAGAATATGTCGATAGAGAACCAGGCGCGTGAAGTGGCTATTGTAAAGCGTGCAGAGAATGGTATGATCTATGACCCCGTAACGATTCGTCGTGGTTCTACCGTAGGACAGGCTCTGGATATTATGGCAGAATATCATATCGGTGGTATCCCCGTAGTTGATGAGGATAATCACCTGGTAGGTATCGTGACCAACCGTGACCTGCGTTTTGAACGTCGTCTGGATCGTCCCGTGGATGATGTGATGTCAAAGGAGAACCTGGTGACCACACATCAGCAGACGGACCTGGCTGCTGCTGCAAAGATTCTGCAGGAGAATAAGATTGAGAAACTGCCCGTTGTGGACAAGGATAACCGCCTGGTAGGTCTGATTACCTATAAGGATATTACCAAGGCAAAGGATAAGCCCATGGCTTGTAAGGATGAGAAGGGACGTCTGCGTGTAGCTGCCGGTGTCGGCGTTACTGTGGATACGCTGGACCGTATGCAGGCTCTGGTGAACGCTGGTGCTGATGCGATTGTCATCGATACGGCTCACGGTCACTCAAAGGGCGTGATTGACAAGTTGAAGGAAGCAAAGAATGCCTTTAAGGATATAGACATAGTAGTAGGCAATATTGCTACTGGTGCTGCAGCCCGTATGCTCGTAGAGAATGGCGCAGACGCAGTGAAGGTAGGTATCGGTCCGGGCTCTATCTGCACAACACGTGTGGTAGCTGGTGTCGGTGTACCTCAGCTGAGCGCCGTGTATGATGTATACTCTGCCCTGAAGGGTACTGGTGTGCCCCTTATCGCTGATGGTGGCTTGCGCTATTCTGGTGATATTGTCAAGGCATTGGCAGCAGGTGGCTCATGCGTCATGATTGGTTCACTGGTGGCAGGTACTGAAGAGAGTCCTGGTGATACTATCATCTACAACGGCCGTAAGTTTAAGAGCTATCGCGGCATGGGTTCTCTGGAGGCTATGGAGCATGGTTCTAAGGACCGCTACTTCCAGGCAGATACAAAGGATGTGAAGAAACTTGTGCCCGAGGGTATCGCTGGTCGTGTGCCTTATAAGGGAACGGTTCAGGAAGTTATCTACCAGCTGACCGGTGGTCTGCGCTCTGGTATGGGTTACTGTGGCGCTGCTTCTATTGAAAAGTTGCATGACGCTAAATTCACTCGTATTACAAATGCAGGTGTGATGGAGAGTCATCCTCATGATATTACTATCACGAGCGAGGCTCCCAACTATTCAAGACCAAACGATTGA
- a CDS encoding peptidylprolyl isomerase — protein MKLKMLFAGLLACVSVSAQTDDPVIMIVNGEPVLRSEFEYSYNKNNSEGVIDKKNIEEYVDLFINYKLKVCAALDAKYDTLQSFKDEFAQYRNQQVRPAFVTDADIEKEARKIYDQTVEQIGPDGLIQCAHILLRANQQASQAEWDAAKVRIDSVYKALKDGADFAELAKKVSQDPGSARQGGLLPFVQHGQLVKEFEDAAYALQPGEMSGIVQSPYGYHIILMKERKMLEPFEFHHDAILKFIEQRNMRDQIAEQKIGELVKSTNKSEAELLDEKAAELSAQDMEMKYLIQEYHDGLLLYEISNNLVWDKAAKDEAGLASFFKKNKKKYAWDKPRYKGMAYHVKVKEDVKAVADCVKKLPFDKWAEALRTTFNADSVIRIRVEKGIFKQGDNALVDSVVFKKDTTVTKLKDYPFDAVYGKVLKKGPEDYTDVRGLVVADYQEALEKEWVAQLRKRYAFEVKEEVLKTVNKH, from the coding sequence ATGAAACTGAAAATGCTTTTTGCCGGATTGTTGGCCTGTGTCTCTGTGAGTGCACAGACGGATGATCCTGTAATCATGATTGTGAACGGAGAGCCTGTGCTTCGTTCGGAATTCGAATATTCGTATAACAAGAATAACTCCGAGGGCGTTATCGATAAGAAGAATATCGAGGAGTATGTGGACCTCTTTATTAATTATAAGTTGAAGGTCTGTGCTGCTCTTGACGCAAAGTATGATACGCTGCAGTCGTTCAAGGACGAGTTTGCACAGTATCGTAACCAGCAGGTGCGTCCTGCTTTTGTAACTGATGCTGACATCGAGAAAGAGGCTCGAAAGATTTATGATCAGACTGTAGAACAGATAGGTCCTGATGGACTGATTCAGTGTGCCCATATCCTGTTGCGTGCCAACCAACAGGCATCGCAGGCGGAGTGGGATGCTGCCAAGGTGCGTATCGACTCTGTGTATAAGGCTCTGAAAGATGGCGCTGACTTTGCAGAACTGGCTAAGAAGGTGTCACAAGACCCGGGTTCTGCCCGTCAGGGTGGTCTGCTGCCTTTTGTACAGCATGGTCAGCTGGTGAAGGAGTTTGAGGATGCAGCTTATGCCTTGCAGCCAGGTGAGATGTCGGGTATCGTACAGTCACCTTATGGCTACCACATCATCCTGATGAAGGAGCGTAAGATGCTGGAGCCTTTCGAATTCCATCATGATGCCATTCTGAAGTTCATCGAACAGCGCAATATGCGTGATCAGATTGCTGAGCAGAAGATTGGAGAACTGGTGAAGAGCACGAATAAGTCGGAAGCTGAGCTTCTGGATGAGAAGGCTGCAGAACTGTCGGCTCAGGATATGGAGATGAAATACCTGATTCAGGAGTATCACGACGGACTGCTGCTTTATGAAATCAGCAATAACCTGGTTTGGGACAAGGCTGCTAAGGATGAGGCCGGACTGGCTAGTTTCTTCAAGAAGAATAAGAAGAAATATGCATGGGACAAGCCTCGCTACAAGGGTATGGCTTATCATGTGAAGGTGAAGGAAGATGTGAAAGCTGTGGCTGACTGCGTGAAGAAACTGCCTTTTGATAAGTGGGCTGAGGCGCTGCGTACCACCTTTAATGCTGACTCTGTGATCCGTATCCGTGTGGAAAAAGGAATCTTCAAACAGGGTGATAATGCGCTTGTAGATAGTGTGGTGTTTAAGAAGGATACCACTGTGACAAAGCTGAAGGATTATCCCTTTGATGCTGTTTATGGAAAGGTGCTGAAGAAAGGTCCGGAGGACTACACCGATGTGCGTGGTCTTGTGGTGGCCGACTATCAGGAGGCGCTGGAGAAGGAATGGGTGGCTCAACTGCGTAAGAGATATGCTTTTGAAGTCAAGGAAGAGGTATTGAAAACTGTCAATAAGCATTGA
- a CDS encoding peptidylprolyl isomerase, translated as MKKYFVILLSLVAVASAYADKRDSIGSVVDEVIWVVGDEAILKSEVEVTRIQAAMEGIRWNGDPDCAIPEQLAVQKLFLHQAAIDSIEVTENEIASGIEQRIDYMIQQTGSREKLEEYKKQSLSQIRQSMHDDLRDQMLIQRMKEKLVKDINVTPAEVRRYFRELPADSVPFVPTEVEVQIIANTPRISIEEINRVKDELRDYTDRINKGETSFQTLARLYSEDPGSRRAGGELDYTGRGMLDPAFAAVAFNLTDPKKISKIVESEFGFHIIQLVDKRGDKIKVRHILRKPVVSDSAVNASIAFLDTIADYIRNGETPKQLEGLYVGTFNFEDAATIFSDDKDTRNNRGLMFNRSERGQTSRFQMQDLPSEVARVVDGMQVGDVSKAFSMINDQGKTVCVIAKLKSRTEGHKATITEDFQVMKDIVMEKRREKVLHDWVVNKIKNTYVHVSDDYRNCKFEYEGWIR; from the coding sequence ATGAAAAAATATTTTGTTATACTCCTGTCGCTGGTAGCTGTTGCTTCGGCCTATGCCGATAAGCGTGACAGCATTGGCTCGGTTGTTGATGAGGTCATCTGGGTTGTAGGTGATGAGGCCATCTTAAAGAGTGAGGTGGAGGTAACTCGTATCCAGGCTGCTATGGAGGGCATCCGCTGGAATGGTGATCCTGACTGTGCTATCCCGGAACAGTTGGCTGTACAGAAGTTGTTTCTTCATCAGGCTGCCATCGATAGTATTGAGGTGACTGAGAACGAGATAGCATCGGGTATAGAACAGCGTATTGACTATATGATTCAGCAGACTGGCTCACGTGAGAAACTGGAGGAGTACAAGAAGCAGAGTCTTAGTCAGATACGTCAGTCTATGCATGATGACTTGCGTGATCAGATGCTGATTCAGCGCATGAAGGAGAAACTGGTGAAGGATATCAACGTGACTCCTGCCGAGGTGCGTCGCTATTTCAGGGAACTGCCTGCTGACAGTGTGCCTTTTGTTCCCACGGAGGTGGAGGTGCAGATTATTGCCAATACGCCACGAATCTCCATAGAGGAGATTAACCGTGTGAAGGATGAACTGCGTGACTATACGGATCGTATCAATAAAGGTGAGACGTCTTTCCAGACATTGGCACGTCTGTATTCTGAGGATCCCGGCTCACGTCGTGCTGGTGGTGAACTGGATTATACGGGGCGTGGTATGCTTGACCCTGCCTTTGCTGCAGTGGCCTTTAACCTGACCGATCCTAAGAAGATTTCGAAGATAGTGGAGTCGGAATTCGGTTTCCATATCATCCAGTTGGTTGATAAGCGTGGCGATAAGATCAAGGTTCGTCATATCTTACGTAAACCAGTTGTCTCGGATTCGGCTGTCAATGCGTCTATCGCCTTCCTTGATACGATAGCGGATTATATCCGTAATGGCGAGACTCCCAAACAATTGGAGGGCTTGTATGTAGGAACCTTCAATTTCGAGGATGCTGCAACGATTTTCTCTGACGATAAGGATACACGTAATAACCGCGGTTTGATGTTTAACCGTTCGGAACGTGGACAGACCTCACGCTTCCAGATGCAGGATCTTCCTTCTGAGGTGGCACGTGTCGTGGATGGCATGCAGGTGGGTGATGTGTCGAAAGCGTTCTCGATGATTAATGATCAGGGAAAGACGGTATGTGTCATCGCTAAGTTGAAAAGCCGAACGGAAGGACACAAGGCTACTATCACGGAGGACTTCCAGGTGATGAAGGATATCGTGATGGAAAAAAGGCGCGAAAAGGTGCTGCACGACTGGGTGGTCAATAAGATAAAGAATACCTACGTGCACGTCAGTGATGACTATCGCAACTGCAAGTTTGAATATGAAGGTTGGATTAGGTAA
- a CDS encoding OstA-like protein — MKVGLGKSRRSISLVLLCALCLVVYGAASSTPKKKTEKSRVYLVHADELFFDIWKNNNAQVLRGQVEFEHDGAHLYCDSANYFEQSNSFEAWGHVKMVQGDTLSLTGDYGFYDGDNKLLVAKVFDSGKQVVLRNRATTLYTDTLYFDRNDNMGYYDEGGKIVDKTATLTSWHGEYHTDSKDAFFMDKVKLVDGNSTLTTDTLVYNTRSKLANIVGPSDIVSGKSHIYSELGYYNTAKKQAELLNRSRVRNEGRTIVADSIWYDGITGVSEAFRKVIYNDSVNKNGMRCNYGYYDDLNGYAMSTDSVVALEYSQKDTLYMHADTFKVFTYNIDTDSVYRVMHGYNKVRAYRIDIQAVCDSLVYNSKDSCMTMYTDPILWNVNQQLLGEMVQVFMKDSVVDRAHVINQAFSIEKLPEDKMYNQVSSNEMFAFFQNGEMHEGQAVDNVLVAYYPVNESDSTYEGLVRMETSKMRLIMEKKKLSSIWTPKANGIMYPMTQIPPEKRFLEGFNWFDYVRPMSKDDIFDWRPKKPGTEIRPTRRKGEMTQEKKTLAL, encoded by the coding sequence ATGAAGGTTGGATTAGGTAAGAGTCGCAGAAGCATCAGTTTGGTGCTTCTGTGTGCGCTATGCCTTGTCGTGTATGGCGCAGCGTCGTCAACTCCAAAGAAGAAAACGGAGAAGAGTAGGGTGTACCTGGTACATGCCGATGAGTTGTTTTTTGATATTTGGAAGAATAATAATGCTCAGGTGCTGCGCGGACAGGTGGAGTTTGAGCATGACGGTGCCCACCTGTATTGCGACAGTGCCAACTATTTTGAACAAAGTAATTCTTTTGAAGCCTGGGGGCATGTGAAGATGGTGCAGGGGGATACCCTCTCGCTGACTGGTGACTATGGCTTTTATGACGGTGACAATAAACTGCTGGTCGCAAAGGTCTTTGACAGTGGCAAGCAGGTGGTGCTCCGTAACCGGGCTACAACGCTTTATACCGATACGCTTTATTTCGACCGTAATGATAATATGGGCTATTATGATGAAGGCGGAAAAATTGTGGATAAGACGGCTACGCTGACTTCCTGGCATGGGGAATATCATACTGATTCGAAGGATGCTTTCTTTATGGATAAGGTCAAACTGGTGGATGGTAACTCTACGCTGACCACTGATACGCTGGTGTATAACACGCGAAGCAAGCTGGCCAATATCGTTGGACCGTCGGATATCGTCTCTGGTAAGAGTCATATCTACTCGGAACTGGGGTATTATAACACAGCAAAGAAACAGGCGGAGCTGTTGAACAGGTCGAGGGTGCGGAATGAAGGACGTACTATTGTGGCCGACAGTATCTGGTATGATGGTATCACAGGTGTCAGCGAGGCTTTCAGGAAAGTCATCTATAATGATTCAGTGAATAAGAATGGCATGCGCTGTAACTATGGCTATTATGATGACTTGAATGGCTATGCTATGTCTACGGATAGTGTGGTAGCGCTGGAGTATTCCCAGAAAGATACGCTTTACATGCATGCCGATACTTTCAAGGTGTTTACGTATAACATTGATACTGATTCTGTGTATCGTGTGATGCATGGTTATAATAAGGTACGCGCGTACCGTATTGATATACAGGCCGTCTGTGACTCTCTGGTGTATAATTCAAAGGACTCTTGTATGACGATGTACACCGATCCTATCCTCTGGAATGTCAATCAGCAGTTGCTGGGCGAGATGGTGCAGGTCTTTATGAAGGACTCTGTCGTGGATAGGGCACATGTTATCAACCAGGCATTCTCCATAGAGAAACTGCCGGAGGATAAGATGTATAACCAGGTGTCGTCGAATGAGATGTTTGCTTTCTTCCAAAATGGAGAAATGCACGAGGGACAGGCTGTCGATAATGTGCTGGTGGCTTATTATCCGGTGAATGAGTCGGATAGTACCTATGAGGGACTCGTCAGAATGGAAACATCGAAGATGCGTCTTATCATGGAAAAGAAGAAACTAAGCAGTATATGGACGCCCAAAGCTAACGGTATTATGTATCCGATGACGCAGATACCACCTGAGAAACGGTTCCTTGAAGGCTTCAACTGGTTTGACTATGTGAGGCCTATGTCAAAAGATGATATCTTTGATTGGCGCCCGAAGAAACCGGGAACGGAAATCAGGCCTACTCGACGCAAAGGTGAAATGACCCAGGAAAAGAAAACATTAGCATTATGA
- the mutL gene encoding DNA mismatch repair endonuclease MutL, which produces MSDVIQLLPDSVANQIAAGEVIQRPASVIKELVENAVDAGAKTIRVLVVDAGRTSIQVIDDGCGMSETDARLAFERHATSKIRQADDLFALHTMGFRGEALPSIAAVSVVELTTRMASEDIGTHLTLQGSKVVSQEPVACPVGCNFKVENLFFNVPARRKFLKTNATELNNILTAFERIVLVYPDIHFILYSNGQELMNLRACHLRQRIADVFGKKTSHDLLPVEVDTSLCRISGFVGKPEAARKKAGYEYFFVNGRYMKHAYFHKAVCGAFERLVPVGMQVPYFIYFEVDPADIDVNIHPTKTEIKFENEQSIWQILQAGVKDAIGKFCDVPTIDFDTEGKPDIPVFDPQRDSIELPKVSYNPNFNPFEKQSSANSSSYREPSFYREGGVAKDWEKLYEPREIPSYAEENLFPVEEPAQERETLISEKSPVHYQFKGCYIMTAVKSGLMIIDQQRADIRIRYERYMEQFRQKTANTQRVLFPEVMEFSMADSVMVDKFMPDLLTMGFDINSLGGGSYVINGIPAGLEGLSPDRLIRQVVADAIEKGCSDVEEIHSALALSLARHAAIPQGQVLSNEEMELLVNDLFSCSNVNYTPDGRSILYILPQKEIEASLG; this is translated from the coding sequence ATGAGTGATGTGATACAACTACTGCCGGATTCGGTGGCAAACCAGATTGCTGCCGGTGAGGTAATCCAGCGACCCGCTTCTGTAATAAAGGAGCTGGTAGAGAATGCTGTGGATGCTGGGGCAAAGACGATTCGTGTGCTGGTCGTTGATGCAGGACGTACGTCTATTCAGGTCATTGATGATGGTTGTGGTATGTCGGAGACGGATGCCCGTTTGGCTTTCGAACGACATGCGACATCGAAGATCCGGCAGGCTGATGATCTCTTTGCGCTTCATACGATGGGCTTCCGTGGTGAGGCTCTTCCTTCTATTGCCGCAGTGTCGGTCGTAGAACTGACCACGCGTATGGCAAGTGAGGATATAGGAACGCATCTGACTCTGCAGGGGTCAAAGGTGGTGAGCCAGGAACCGGTAGCATGTCCTGTCGGCTGTAATTTCAAAGTTGAGAACTTGTTCTTCAATGTTCCGGCACGAAGGAAATTCCTGAAGACGAACGCTACGGAACTGAATAATATCCTGACGGCTTTCGAACGTATTGTACTGGTATATCCGGATATCCATTTTATTCTGTACAGCAATGGACAGGAACTGATGAACCTGAGGGCGTGTCATCTGCGTCAGCGTATTGCTGATGTGTTTGGCAAAAAGACCAGTCATGACTTGTTGCCTGTAGAGGTCGATACGTCACTATGCCGTATCTCTGGATTTGTAGGAAAACCAGAGGCTGCCCGTAAGAAGGCTGGTTATGAGTACTTCTTTGTCAACGGCCGTTATATGAAACATGCCTATTTCCATAAAGCGGTATGTGGCGCCTTCGAACGATTGGTGCCCGTGGGTATGCAAGTGCCGTACTTTATCTATTTCGAAGTGGATCCTGCTGATATCGATGTGAATATCCATCCTACGAAAACAGAGATTAAGTTTGAGAACGAACAGAGTATCTGGCAGATTCTGCAGGCTGGCGTGAAAGATGCTATCGGCAAATTCTGTGATGTGCCTACTATTGACTTTGATACGGAGGGTAAACCGGATATCCCTGTGTTTGATCCGCAGCGTGACTCGATAGAACTGCCTAAAGTTTCGTATAATCCCAACTTTAATCCTTTCGAGAAACAGTCTTCTGCTAACTCTTCATCATACAGGGAACCGTCATTCTATCGTGAAGGTGGCGTGGCGAAGGACTGGGAGAAACTATATGAGCCAAGGGAGATTCCTTCTTATGCAGAGGAGAACCTCTTTCCAGTAGAGGAACCCGCACAAGAACGTGAAACACTTATTTCAGAGAAATCTCCTGTTCATTACCAGTTCAAGGGATGCTATATCATGACGGCAGTGAAGTCTGGTCTTATGATTATTGACCAGCAGCGCGCTGATATCCGTATACGTTACGAGCGTTATATGGAGCAGTTCCGCCAGAAAACAGCCAATACACAGCGTGTCCTGTTTCCTGAGGTTATGGAGTTCTCCATGGCTGATAGTGTGATGGTTGATAAGTTTATGCCTGATTTGTTGACGATGGGGTTTGATATCAACTCTCTGGGAGGTGGAAGCTACGTCATTAATGGTATTCCGGCAGGACTGGAGGGACTTAGTCCAGACCGGCTGATACGACAGGTGGTGGCAGATGCCATAGAGAAGGGATGTAGTGATGTGGAGGAAATACATTCTGCTTTGGCTTTGAGTCTGGCCCGACATGCGGCTATTCCTCAAGGGCAGGTGTTGAGTAATGAGGAGATGGAGTTGCTGGTGAATGATCTATTTTCTTGTTCCAATGTGAACTATACACCAGATGGGCGCTCAATCCTCTATATATTGCCGCAAAAGGAAATAGAGGCATCTCTAGGATGA